A stretch of Myroides oncorhynchi DNA encodes these proteins:
- a CDS encoding bifunctional folylpolyglutamate synthase/dihydrofolate synthase translates to MNYQETLEWMFNQLPMYQMQGAIAYKADLSNTIKLVNHLGNPQDSLKTIHIAGTNGKGSTSSMIASILQGAGYKVGLYTSPHLKDFRERIKINGVEITESFVVEFIARNKSFFEENSLSFFEMTVGMCFEYFKQEQVDVAVIEVGMGGRLDATNVINPLISVITNIGKDHTAFLGDTLSAIAGEKAGIIKAGVPVVIGEYNEQTQPVFIAKAKELSADIYFAQDTYKDNTLVSDLKGDYQKSNIRTVRQAIELLRKTFVITDTNEEQGLLHVVEHTKLLGRWQVLGENPKIITDTAHNSHGLTIVMNQLKQEKYDNLYIVFGVVNDKDLASILPLLPKEAKYFFAKPDNLRGLEPGILVEKAKEFNLIGEVCSSIPNAYEKAKEVAGSKDLIYVGGSTFVVAEVL, encoded by the coding sequence ATGAATTATCAAGAAACGCTAGAATGGATGTTTAATCAATTGCCAATGTATCAAATGCAAGGCGCAATTGCTTACAAAGCAGATTTATCCAATACAATCAAATTAGTTAATCACTTAGGCAATCCTCAGGATAGTTTAAAGACTATACATATAGCAGGTACTAATGGCAAGGGATCAACATCATCGATGATTGCTTCTATATTACAAGGAGCAGGTTATAAAGTAGGATTGTATACTTCTCCGCATCTAAAGGATTTTAGAGAGCGTATTAAGATTAATGGAGTAGAGATAACAGAATCATTCGTGGTAGAGTTTATCGCACGCAATAAGTCTTTCTTTGAAGAGAATTCTTTAAGTTTTTTTGAAATGACTGTAGGGATGTGCTTTGAATATTTTAAACAGGAGCAGGTAGATGTAGCAGTTATAGAAGTAGGAATGGGTGGACGACTTGATGCTACTAATGTGATTAATCCGTTGATTTCTGTTATTACTAATATAGGTAAAGACCACACCGCTTTTTTAGGAGATACACTAAGTGCTATCGCAGGAGAGAAGGCAGGTATCATTAAAGCAGGTGTTCCTGTAGTAATAGGAGAGTATAATGAACAGACTCAACCCGTATTTATAGCAAAGGCAAAAGAGTTGTCTGCTGATATTTACTTTGCTCAAGATACTTATAAAGACAATACTTTAGTGTCCGATCTAAAAGGAGATTACCAAAAATCGAATATTAGAACAGTAAGACAGGCAATCGAATTATTGAGAAAAACATTTGTTATAACTGATACTAATGAAGAGCAAGGGCTACTTCACGTAGTCGAGCATACCAAATTATTAGGTAGATGGCAAGTTCTAGGTGAGAATCCGAAGATAATTACAGACACTGCGCATAATTCTCACGGGCTAACTATCGTGATGAATCAACTAAAACAAGAGAAATATGACAATTTGTACATCGTTTTCGGTGTAGTCAATGATAAAGACCTAGCTTCAATTCTTCCTTTGTTGCCAAAAGAGGCAAAATATTTTTTTGCAAAACCAGATAATTTAAGAGGGTTAGAGCCAGGGATTTTAGTGGAGAAGGCTAAAGAGTTTAATCTGATAGGAGAGGTTTGTAGTTCAATTCCAAATGCTTATGAAAAAGCGAAGGAGGTAGCAGGGAGTAAAGACTTGATATACGTAGGGGGAAGCACATTTGTAGTGGCTGAAGTTTTATAA
- a CDS encoding energy transducer TonB: MKILQTDSEKKAFAITSTVFVILFLLFFFYKIITPVSEEQPFLLGGEIAINFGNSEVGRGDVQPTEPIAMEPEPEQATTMEAKPTVEPIVTQNTIAVPVVKKVEDKPKPKEEPKKEVVKPKPDPKPSQSTSDALASLINGPKTTGEKSQGQGNSNKGGDQGKLDGDMYSNSTYGSGKGQGSGNGTSWGLNGRALANRGQVVPNCNEVGTVVVEIRVDKSGRVIAAQHTKGTTNSAKCLTEAAIATAKTFRWKEDDKAPNTQVGFIVINFKVGQ; encoded by the coding sequence AAGGCTTTTGCAATTACTTCTACAGTTTTTGTAATACTTTTTTTATTGTTTTTCTTTTATAAAATTATTACTCCTGTCTCTGAGGAACAGCCTTTCTTACTAGGAGGAGAGATTGCTATTAATTTTGGTAATAGTGAAGTAGGGCGTGGGGATGTACAGCCTACAGAGCCCATCGCTATGGAGCCAGAACCTGAGCAAGCAACTACGATGGAGGCTAAACCTACAGTAGAACCTATTGTTACTCAAAACACAATAGCTGTCCCTGTAGTCAAAAAAGTGGAGGATAAACCCAAACCAAAAGAAGAACCTAAAAAGGAAGTAGTCAAACCTAAACCTGATCCTAAACCTAGTCAGAGTACATCTGACGCGTTGGCAAGTCTGATTAATGGACCGAAGACTACTGGTGAGAAATCACAAGGACAAGGCAATTCAAATAAAGGTGGAGACCAAGGTAAGTTAGATGGGGATATGTATTCCAACTCTACCTACGGCAGTGGTAAGGGACAAGGAAGTGGTAATGGAACCAGCTGGGGGTTAAATGGTCGTGCATTAGCCAATAGAGGACAGGTAGTACCTAACTGTAATGAGGTAGGTACTGTAGTCGTTGAGATTAGAGTGGATAAGAGTGGTAGAGTGATCGCTGCTCAGCACACTAAGGGAACGACTAATTCAGCTAAATGTCTTACAGAAGCAGCTATCGCTACTGCGAAGACTTTTAGATGGAAAGAAGATGATAAAGCACCTAACACTCAAGTTGGGTTTATAGTAATTAATTTTAAAGTAGGACAATAA